A genomic stretch from Psilocybe cubensis strain MGC-MH-2018 chromosome 1, whole genome shotgun sequence includes:
- a CDS encoding Ketoreductase azaE: protein MPAVSTNSNSKVLVTGANGFLALWIVRVLLEHGFIVRGTVRTADKGNKLKQIFSTYGDKLEWVVVPDIIVEGAFDKALEDIDAVVHSASPVVVESEDPDAVIKPALGGTESIFNSILKYGTKVKRVVLTSSMGALIPIMTGPVVLNENSWGDDIVQLVKQLGKAAPQITKYWASKTLAERAAWDIYEKNKPEIGWELVVLNPSIRPVQDFSTPAEAPHSNQMWYNHIVDLVDEEGVNGTFVYVDVRDVAEAHMLSITKEAAGGERFVLSAGSSGYQKMRDTVFALKPEYYTSGLLPRGNPDVQGEPLITTNTTKAEDILGIKYKTLEETIENTLAGYEVNGLVGKK, encoded by the exons ATGCCTGCAGTATCtaccaactccaactccaaagTACTCGTAACTGGAGCCAACGGCTTCCTTGCCCTATGGATTGTTCGCGTCTTGCTAGAACACGGATTTATCGTCCGTGGAACCGTGCGCACCGCAGACAAGGGTAACAAACTGAAAcaaatcttttcgacctaCGGCGACAAGCTCGAGTGGGTCGTAGTCCCAGATATCATTGTT GAAGGTGCATTCGATAAAGCACTCGAAGACATTGATGCGGTGGTACATTCAGCATCGCCGGTGGTCGTTGAATCCGAAGATCCTGATG CTGTGATCAAACCGGCCCTTGGTGGAACAGAAAGCATCTTTAATAGTATCCTCAAATATGG AACAAAGGTCAAACGTGTTGTCCTGACATCTTCCATGGGAGCTTTGATTCCGATCATGACTGGCCCTGTTGTTCTCAATGAAAACAGCTGGGGAGATGACATAGTCCAATTGGTCAAACAACTGGGGAAAGCCGCGCCGCAAATCACTAAATACTGGGCCTCTAAGACGTTAGCAGAGCGAG CCGCTTGGGACATCTATGAGAAAAACAAACCGGAAATCGGATGGGAGTTAGTCGTCCTCAATCCTTCTATT AGACCAGTCCAGGATTTCAGCACCCCAGCCGAGGCACCCCATTCCAATCAAATGTGGTACAACCATATTGTCGACTTGGTAGATGAGGAAGGAGTCAACGGAACATTTGTCTACGTTGATGTTCGCGACGTTGCCGAAGCTCACATGTTATCGATCACGAAAGAGGCcgcaggaggagaaagatTTGTGCTCTCAGCAG GCTCCTCTGGCTATCAAAAGATGCGCGATACAGTTTTTGCTCTGAAACCAGAATACTACACTTCCGGACTTCTTCCAAGGGGCAACCCAGACGTCCAAGGTGAACCTCTCATCACCACGAATACAACCAAAGCAGAAGATATTCTTGGAATCAAGTATAAGACTTTGGAAGAGACAATCGAGAACACTTTGGCTGGCTACGAGGTGAATGGATTGGTAGGAAAGAAATAG
- a CDS encoding Dual specificity protein phosphatase 23, with amino-acid sequence MTSNYRLGPGSSSPQTTTCPTASTSTAAASDHPDDLQHSQRKLQALFIEDIPRPLTAVCARPIPNSYWATPLLLACEYPWTPKNPNKPKLDALLRAGVRTFIDLTECGELLPYSSILSQRSALLGIDPATIEYHRFAIRDRCLPESINHMYRVLDTLRDNQERGRISAVHCRGGIGRTGMVIGCWLVESGIARDGKEALAIIAREWKTVEKCKRYPHSPETGAQFDFVAKFHPSPKQLHATLELESEDA; translated from the coding sequence ATGACCTCAAATTACCGTCTCGGCCCAGGGTCATCTAGTCCCCAAACAACCACCTGCCCCACAGCTTCGACGTCGACAGCGGCGGCGTCAGACCACCCAGACGACCTCCAACATTCACAGCGCAAACTACAAGCGCTATTTATTGAAGACATTCCACGGCCTCTGACCGCTGTGTGTGCGCGCCCCATCCCCAACTCGTACTGGGCCACCCCCCTTCTCCTCGCATGCGAATACCCATGGACGCCTAAAAACCCAAACAAACCCAAGCTCGACGCGCTACTGCGCGCTGGCGTGCGCACATTTATCGATCTCACCGAGTGCGGCGAGCTGCTACCATACTCGTCTATCTTGTCACAGCGCAGCGCGCTCCTGGGAATCGACCCCGCCACTATCGAGTACCACCGTTTCGCAATCCGCGACCGATGCCTTCCTGAAAGCATTAACCACATGTACCGCGTGTTAGATACGCTCCGGGACAACCAGGAGCGCGGTAGAATCAGCGCGGTGCATTGTCGGGGAGGGATCGGCCGCACGGGCATGGTGATTGGGTGCTGGCTCGTAGAAAGTGGTATAGCGAGGGATGGCAAAGAGGCGCTAGCCATTATTGCGAGGGAATGGAAGACTGTGGAGAAATGCAAACGCTACCCCCACAGCCCAGAAACGGGGGCGCAATTCGACTTTGTTGCAAAGTTCCATCCATCACCGAAACAACTACACGCTACATTGGAGCTCGAGAGCGAGGATGCATGA
- a CDS encoding Cytochrome P450 monooxygenase 88, translating to MSLVQIAMQPQTIAMAALCLTLLAFIHHRLTRSSKLPLPPGPPGNLIFGNSIPKAFAYRHFETWTQEYGPVFTLRQGFNTIIVIGRMQAAIDILEKEGAATVDRPLSIAAGETLSGGMRMLLTPAGERFKKMRRALHAHLQPKIVSNYAPTLMRNAKQHIMDIIDEPHRHQDHAKRYSAAVVMALAYGKQAKSYEDPDIQAVNRCLTRLGNNLRPGMWKVDAYPFLRLTRRGMPNRYVPGYLKELQDGHKEELNLFKSQIYEVKMKMERGEEVLPSFGKYLLERQKELDLSDDEMAYLAGSMFGAGSDTTASAISVTVLAAACHPEAHKRVQEELDAVVGRSRPPTIADQEMLPQTMAFVLESVRWRPVSAGGFAHKAIKDIVWGNYVIPKGASVIGNVWSVGRDPEFFPDPETFNPQRWLTEGGKLRDDLKSYSFGFGRRSIFVNAALIQWAFKISSDPSSPIDPLAFTESANTHPLPFKVIFEPRIASSMEATKELFEDYGL from the exons ATGTCGCTGGTACAGATAGCTATGCAACCCCAAACCATCGCGATGGCGGCATTGTGCTTGACCCTCCTCGCATTCATCCACCATCGACTGACGCGCTCTTCAAAACTGCCTCTTCCACCAGGTCCTCCGGGGAACTTGATCTTTGGCAATTCTATACCTAAAGCTTT CGCCTACCGACACTTTGAAACTTGGACCCAAGAATACGGGCCCGTCTTCACACTTCGCCAAGGATTCAACACTATCATTGTCATAGGGCGCATGCAAGCCGCTATTGATATACTAGAGAAAGAGGGGGCCGCGACCGTCGATCGGCCGCTGAGCATCGCTGCAGGGGAGACGCTTTCCGGGGGGATGAGGATGTTACTGACTCCAGCCGGGGAACGGTTCAAAAAGATGCGCAG GGCCCTTCATGCCCACCTCCAACCTAAGATTGTTTCGAATTACGCACCTACGTTAATGCGCAATGCAAAGCAGCACATCATGGACATTATAGACGAGCCTCACCGGCACCAAGATCACGCTAAACG ATATTCCGCTGCTGTAGTTATGGCGCTTGCGTATGGAAAACAGGCCAAATCTTACGAAGATCCCGATATTCAAGCTGTCAACCGCTGCCTGACGCGACTGGGTAATAACCTGCGTCCTGGAATGTGGAAGGTCGATGCCTATCCATTTTTGAG GCTGACCCGTCGTGGAATGCCGAATAGATACGTGCCAGGGTACCTCAAGGAGCTCCAAGACGGTCACAAAGAGGAGCTGAACTTATTCAAGAGTCAGATATATGAAGTTAAAATGAAAATG GAACGCGGAGAAGAGGTTTTGCCTTCGTTTGGCAAGTATCTCCTGGAGAGACAGAAGGAGCTCGACCTCTCGGATGACGAGATGGCATACCTGGCGGGAAGCATGTTCGGTGCTGGGTCAGACACAACCGCGTCGGCGATCAGTGTCACAGTACTGGCAGCTGCATGCCATCCCGAAGCCCACAAACGTGTTCAAGAAGAGCTAGACGCCGTTGTTGGAAGGTCACGGC CACCAACGATTGCGGATCAGGAGATGCTTCCTCAGACAATGGCATTCGTACTGGAGTCGGTTAGATGGCGACCTGTTAGCGCTGGAG GGTTTGCGCACAAGGCAATCAAAGACATAGTTTGG GGGAACTACGTGATTCCAAAAGGCGCGAGCGTTATTGGAAATGTTTG GTCTGTTGGACGTGATCCAGAGTTTTTCCCTGATCCCGAAACATTCAATCCACAGAGGTGGTTGACAGAGGGAGGAAAGCTGAGGGACGATCTGAAATCCTATTCGTTCGGCTTCGGTAGACG ATCGATATTTGTGAACGCAGCTCTAATACAGTGGGCGTTTAAAATTTCCTCCGACCCCTCCTCCCCGATTGATCCATTGGCGTTCACCGAGTCCGCCAACACTCACCCATTGCCTTTCAAAGTCATTTTTGAACCCCGCATCGCGAGCTCAATGGAGGCTACGAAGGAGCTATTTGAAGATTATGGTCTTTGA
- a CDS encoding ATPase family AAA domain-containing protein 3B produces the protein MHRRFSSLVKNPPGGSSSRTNEITIEDDGESKVSTIVREEPLPPVSLKVKRVDFYYSRWTKSWKYRNTSSKVTVETIPIMQGASNDAWKEFCFVIVRTMPRRENFDPTFKVVIKSEYLLKACKDVIKSWPGISWNSDPLELDPEIFITFQPKFLEYASELAAKKARTHEENNVLASVNLLTETIASDYRVTMATIERLIQHGEITFDLLYAILVPRDLMVTKCPITGSPRLFQLTSWIRTSIEGKPMYQLNLESVDLVDRQITHSVVVGRVQTTVYLKPMRGTVKIDTLDAYPMKFHSDPQGLKETILKRGQKWVSLIGVHHKQFDGIAALKAGDKLLKHNVRSRIMIDRATFRRLNANYAVPNPVPPKTEENIHIPGFGQQYDRYGNPIPEAAPPVNPPEHLVQLSSSDSTADVELNEQDLLLTPTVVFGFSLSDKMWLEFDVDKIKDVDWSEDAFSNLVLPGDRKNLLQSLVEAHHKEVGFDDFIKGKGHGLVINLFGPPGVGKTFSAEATSEHVRRPLYVIGGGDLGTSAAALDVSLERIFDVATAWKAIVLIDEADVFLEQRSLHDLERNAMVAIFLRHVEYYRGILFLTTNRVKAFDEAFLSRIHVALHFRELTQESKEQVWTAFIKKMGPAASGITKEQITELAKRGINGRQIKNAARTAHSLAVAKGESVCFEHLIMTLDALDEFTKEFEKRNQFNMYA, from the exons ATGCACCGTCGTTTTTCCTCCCTCGTCAAGAACCCTCCTGGTGGATCGTCTTCTCGTACAAATGAGATAACGATTGAGGACGATGGCGAATCCAAGGTTTCCACCATCGTTCGTGAGGAACCGCTCCCCCCCGTCTCGCTGAAGGTCAAGCGGGTCGACTTTTACTACAGCCGATGGACCAAGTCATGGAAATATCGG AACACAAGCTCGAAGGTTACGGTAGAGACCATCCCCATCATGCAGGGTGCCAGCAATGATGCGTGGAAGgagttttgttttgt TATCGTTCGTACTATGCCGAGGCGCGAGAACTTTGATCCTACTTTCAAGGTGGTTATAAAGAGCGAATACCTTCTAAAAGCATGTAAAGATGTTATTAAATCGTGGCCCGGTATATCCTGGAACTCTGATCCTCTCGAG CTCGATCCCGAAATTTTTATAACCTTCCAACCCAAATTTCTGGAATATGCTTCCGAGCTCGCGGCCAAAAAGGCTCGAACCCATGAGGAGAACAACGTCCTCGCCTCCGTGAATCTGCTCACGGAGACCATCGCCTCTGACTATCGAGTGACGATGGCAACGATCGAACGGCTCATCCAACACGGGGAGATCACATTCGACTTGCTCTACGCCATTCTTGTCCCAAGAGACTTGATGGTGACAAAGTGTCCTATTACCGGTTCCCCGAGGCTCTTCCAGCTGACTTCGTGGATCCGCACGTCAATTGAAGGCAAGCCTATGTATCAGCTCAACCTTGAGAGCGTCGATCTCGTCGATAGGCAGATTACCCACAGTGTAGTGGTTGGCAGGGTTCAGACCACAGTGTATCTCAAACCGATGCGTGGAACTGTAAAGATCGACACTTTGGATGCTTATCCCATGAAATTCCATTCGGATCCCCAGGGCCTGAAAGAAACCATCTTGAAAAGAGGTCAAAAGTGGGTTAGTCTAATTGGGGTGCATCATAAGCAGTTCGATGGTATCGCTGCTTTGAAGGCAGGTGACAAATTGTTGAAACATAAT GTGCGAAGCAGAATCATGATCGATAGGGCCACTTTCCGTCGACTGAACGCTAACTACGCTGTTCCTAACCCAGTACCACCAAAGACAGAAGAAAATATTCATATACCCGGCTTTGGTCAACAATATGATCGTTACGGAAATCCGATACCAGAGGCGGCTCCACCTGTCAATCCCCCAG AACATCTCGTACAGCTTTCGTCGAGCGATTCTACCGCTGATGTTGAATTAAATGAGCAAGACCTTCTACTGACGCCAACCGTCGTCTTTGGCTTCAGTCTCTCGGACAAGATGTGGC TTGAATTCGACGTCGACAAGATCAAAGATGTTGACTGGAGCGAGGATGCATTTTCAAATCTTGTCCTCCCAGGTGACCGAAAGAACCTTCTCCAATCACTTGTTGAAGCCCACCACAAGGAAGTTGGCTTCGACGACTTCATCAAGGGGAAAGGACATGGTCTCGTCATAAATCTCTTCGGTCCTCCGGGTGTTGGGAAGACGTTCTCTGCTGAAGCTACGAGCGAACATGTTCGAAGACCGTTGTATGTTATCGGAGGCGGAGATCTTGGAACATCCGCTGCAGCTCTAGACGTCTCTTTAGAGAGAATCTTTGACGTGGCCACTGCCTGGAAGGCAATCGTTCTCATTGACGAAGCCGATGTATTCCTTGAGCAAAGGTCACTACACGACTTGGAGCGGAATGCAATGGTTGCCATTTT CCTTCGCCATGTGGAATATTATCGCGGTATTTTGTTCCTCACGACAAATCGCGTAAAGGCATTTGACGAGGCTTTCCTCTCCCGGATACACGTCGCGTTGCACTTCCGCGAGCTCACACAGGAATCAAAGGAGCAAGTCTGGACCGCATTTATCAAGAAGATGGGACCAGCTGCAAGTGGAATCACAAAAGAACAAATCACAGAGCTCGCGAAAAGAGGTATTAATGGAAGGCAAATAAAGAATGCCGCGAGAACCGCGCACTCTCTCGCTGTTGCAAAGGGAGAAAGTGTCTGCTTTGAGCATTTGATTATGACTCTTGATGCGCTCGACGAGTTTACGAAAGAGTTTGAAAAGAGAAATCAATTTAACATGTACGCCTAG